From Oncorhynchus tshawytscha isolate Ot180627B linkage group LG11, Otsh_v2.0, whole genome shotgun sequence, the proteins below share one genomic window:
- the LOC112261721 gene encoding sushi, von Willebrand factor type A, EGF and pentraxin domain-containing protein 1 isoform X2, translated as MLGLSVMNTTFIENVTDTTTFSETPTVSETPTVSETPTFNEEVTASPHMILSTTSPGCSALCEACVPGSYSDKDTLLCSCCREPGLCLFTEACLPCSRGFFQSLAGQQRCLPCSQGFYTNFTGSTVCQSCPAGSYSNNTGSDSCQSCSPGFYMSQQNATLCSPCQRGTFCNSSSCALCQICPAGTESLQAAAKECTPCRPGLHKAPRQSMCQICSSGFFQIHWGQETCNLCPENHYCPSPDVNPIRCPGVAFCPEGSTAPGYCMETFFRKAGENCELAPITIALLVIGGGVALLFVILLVLCRMRDTGGELSLARQFLLTKERPQGVYYGIPCDAEPVYAGW; from the exons ATGCTCGGTCTTTCTGTGATGAACACCACATTCATTGAGAATGTGACAGACACAACCACATTCAGTGAGACCCCTACAGTCAGTGAGACCCCTACAGTCAGTGAGACCCCTACATTCAATGAGGAAGTGACAGCATCCCCCCATATGATCCTCAGCACCACGTCCCCAGGCTGCTCTGCCCTCTGTGAGGCCTGTGTCCCAGGGTCCTACTCCGACAAAG ACACCCTCCTGTGTTCCTGCTGCCGTGAGCCAGGGTTGTGTCTGTTCACTGAGGCTTGCCTCCCATGTTCCAGAGGGTTCTTTCAGAGTCTGGCTGGACAACAGCGATGTCTGCCCTGCAGCCAGGGTTTTTACACCAA TTTCACCGGCAGCACTGTGTGTCAGTCCTGCCCCGCAGGCTCCTACAGCAACAACACAGGCTCCGACTCCTGCCAAAGTTGTTCTCCAG GTTTCTATATGTCTCAACAAAATGCCACATTGTGCAGTCCATGTCAACGAGGAACATTCTGCAA CTCCTCCAGTTGTGCTCTGTGCCAGATCTGTCCTGCTGGTACAGAGTCCCTCCAGGCTGCTGCCAAGGAGTGCACACCTTGTCGTCCAG GCCTGCACAAGGCTCCCCGTCAGAGTATGTGTCAAATCTGCAGCAGCGGCTTCTTCCAGATCCACTGGGGCCAGGAGACCTGTAACCTCTGCCCCGAAAACCACTACTGCCCA AGTCCAGACGTGAACCCCATCCGGTGCCCTGGCGTTGCCTTCTGTCCTGAAGGCAGCACTGCTCCAGGTTACTGCATGGAGACCTTCTTCCGCAAGGCAGGGGAGAACTGCGAGCTGGCCCCTATCACCATTGCTCTACTTGTCATTGGAGGAGGGG TGGCCCTACTCTTTGTCATCCTACTGGTGTTGTGTCGAATGCGAGACACAGGTGGAGAGCTTTCCCTCGCGCGACAATTTCTGTTAACCAAAGAGAGGCCGCAAGGTGTATACTACGGGATCCCATGTGACGCCGAGCCAGTATATGCTGGTTGGTGA
- the LOC112261722 gene encoding receptor expression-enhancing protein 1 isoform X2: protein MVSWIISRLVVLVFGTLYPAYSSYKAVKSKDVKEYVKWMMYWIIFALFTTMETITDIFICWVPFYYELKIAFVVWLLSPYTKGSSVLYRKFVHPTLSSKEKDIDDYLCQAKDKSYDTLVTFGRKGLNVAATAAVLAATKSQGVLSDRLRSFSMHDLSAYQSDPTEVDSRSVPSQSAAGQQRARTMMRSKSESGYTKASS, encoded by the exons GCTTGTATTTGGCACACTATATCCTGCATACTCCTCATACAAAGCCGTCAAGTCAAAGGATGTGAAGGAATAT GTGAAATGGATGATGTACTGGATCATATTTGCACTATTCACCACCATGGAAACCATCACAGATATATTTATCTGTTG GGTTCCATTCTATTATGAGCTGAAGATTGCCTTTGTGGTATGGTTACTGTCTCCTTACACAAAGGGGTCCAGTGTTCTATACAGGAAGTTTGTTCACCCGACACTATCTTCAAAAGAGAAG GATATTGATGACTATCTCTGCCAAGCAAAGGACAAAAGCTACGATACTCTGGTGACTTTTGGGAGGAAAGGTTTGAATGTAGCAGCCACAGCTGCAGTCCTGGCAGCGACAAAG AGCCAAGGAGTACTGTCAGATAGACTACGAAGTTTCAGCATGCATGACTTGTCCGCCTACCAGTCCGACCCAACTGAGGTGGACTCTAGATCTGTCCCGAGTCAGTCTGCAGCTGGACAACAGAGGGCCAGGACCATGATGCGCAGCAAGTCAGAGAGTGGCTACACCAAGG CCTCCTCCTAG
- the mrpl35 gene encoding 39S ribosomal protein L35, mitochondrial encodes MAAIMARNVPGLMRPLTLFAKGQQICRFSTIINRQTVQRSLVTTPAWASLSAKGFQTPKQSILQRVAPLIPSLVQQPSRNLTYISVKKGKRKSVKSVVKRFMRLHCGLWIRRKAGYKKKLWKKLPARKKRLREHVFCNKTQNKLLDKMTTKFWKRRNWFVNDPYKKYHERVNLKV; translated from the exons ATGGCAGCCATCATGGCCAGGAACGTCCCTG GCTTGATGAGGCCGTTGACTCTGTTTGCCAAGGGGCAGCAGATATGTCGGTTCTCCACCATAATCAATCGTCAAACTGTCCAGAGGTCTCTGGTCACTACTCCTGCATGGGCTTCTCTGTCCGCCAAAGGCTTCCAGACACCCAAGCAGAGCATCCTGCAACG GGTTGCACCTCTCATTCCCAGCCTGGTCCAGCAACCAAGCAGAAACCTCACGTACATCAGTGTGAAAAAAGGGAAGAGGAAATCTGTGAAGTCAGTGGTGAAGAGGTTCATGCGTCTGCACTGTGGCCTGTGGATTAGACGCAAG GCTGGATACAAGAAAAAACTGTGGAAGAAGTTGCCTGCCAGAAAGAAGCGTTTAAGGGAGCATGTGTTTTGTAACAAAACACAGAATAAGCTCTTGGACAAAATGACCACAAAATTCTGGAAGAGGAGGAACTGGTTTGTCAATGATCCCTACAAGAAATATCATGAACGTGTCAACCTAAAAGTCTAA
- the LOC112261722 gene encoding receptor expression-enhancing protein 1 isoform X1 — translation MVSWIISRLVVLVFGTLYPAYSSYKAVKSKDVKEYVKWMMYWIIFALFTTMETITDIFICWVPFYYELKIAFVVWLLSPYTKGSSVLYRKFVHPTLSSKEKDIDDYLCQAKDKSYDTLVTFGRKGLNVAATAAVLAATKSQGVLSDRLRSFSMHDLSAYQSDPTEVDSRSVPSQSAAGQQRARTMMRSKSESGYTKGQDLDMTEYEVLRFDQCDTKELLSHAITPPKPTLPPSPSLTPQPSPPPSLAPPAPDQTEDMGGETSTSTPQLRLIKRKAPEPPPRDIRPLTRSRTAQLPSNREAM, via the exons GCTTGTATTTGGCACACTATATCCTGCATACTCCTCATACAAAGCCGTCAAGTCAAAGGATGTGAAGGAATAT GTGAAATGGATGATGTACTGGATCATATTTGCACTATTCACCACCATGGAAACCATCACAGATATATTTATCTGTTG GGTTCCATTCTATTATGAGCTGAAGATTGCCTTTGTGGTATGGTTACTGTCTCCTTACACAAAGGGGTCCAGTGTTCTATACAGGAAGTTTGTTCACCCGACACTATCTTCAAAAGAGAAG GATATTGATGACTATCTCTGCCAAGCAAAGGACAAAAGCTACGATACTCTGGTGACTTTTGGGAGGAAAGGTTTGAATGTAGCAGCCACAGCTGCAGTCCTGGCAGCGACAAAG AGCCAAGGAGTACTGTCAGATAGACTACGAAGTTTCAGCATGCATGACTTGTCCGCCTACCAGTCCGACCCAACTGAGGTGGACTCTAGATCTGTCCCGAGTCAGTCTGCAGCTGGACAACAGAGGGCCAGGACCATGATGCGCAGCAAGTCAGAGAGTGGCTACACCAAGG GGCAGGATTTGGACATGACTGAGTATGAGGTGTTGAGATTCGACCAGTGTGACACCAAGGAGCTGCTGTCCCACGCTATTACGCCCCCCAAACCCACActccctccttcaccctcccTGACCCCCCAgccctctccacctccatcccttGCACCCCCAGCACCAGATCAGACTGAGGACATGGGGGGGGAAACGTCAACAAGCACCCCACAGCTCAGGCTGATTAAGAGGAAGGCGCCTGAG CCTCCTCCTAGGGACATAAGACCTCTCACAAGATCCAGGACTGCCCAGCTGCCTTCAAACAGAGAAGCCATGTGA
- the LOC112261721 gene encoding multiple epidermal growth factor-like domains protein 9 isoform X1 — MECWGVLTAIAAACLLGVVVSQTTAPMLGLSVMNTTFIENVTDTTTFSETPTVSETPTVSETPTFNEEVTASPHMILSTTSPGCSALCEACVPGSYSDKDTLLCSCCREPGLCLFTEACLPCSRGFFQSLAGQQRCLPCSQGFYTNFTGSTVCQSCPAGSYSNNTGSDSCQSCSPGFYMSQQNATLCSPCQRGTFCNSSSCALCQICPAGTESLQAAAKECTPCRPGLHKAPRQSMCQICSSGFFQIHWGQETCNLCPENHYCPSPDVNPIRCPGVAFCPEGSTAPGYCMETFFRKAGENCELAPITIALLVIGGGVALLFVILLVLCRMRDTGGELSLARQFLLTKERPQGVYYGIPCDAEPVYAGW; from the exons ATGGAATGTTGGGGAGTTTTGACTGCGATAGCTGCCGCTTGTCTGCTAG GTGTGGTGGTGAGCCAGACGACGGCTCCGATGCTCGGTCTTTCTGTGATGAACACCACATTCATTGAGAATGTGACAGACACAACCACATTCAGTGAGACCCCTACAGTCAGTGAGACCCCTACAGTCAGTGAGACCCCTACATTCAATGAGGAAGTGACAGCATCCCCCCATATGATCCTCAGCACCACGTCCCCAGGCTGCTCTGCCCTCTGTGAGGCCTGTGTCCCAGGGTCCTACTCCGACAAAG ACACCCTCCTGTGTTCCTGCTGCCGTGAGCCAGGGTTGTGTCTGTTCACTGAGGCTTGCCTCCCATGTTCCAGAGGGTTCTTTCAGAGTCTGGCTGGACAACAGCGATGTCTGCCCTGCAGCCAGGGTTTTTACACCAA TTTCACCGGCAGCACTGTGTGTCAGTCCTGCCCCGCAGGCTCCTACAGCAACAACACAGGCTCCGACTCCTGCCAAAGTTGTTCTCCAG GTTTCTATATGTCTCAACAAAATGCCACATTGTGCAGTCCATGTCAACGAGGAACATTCTGCAA CTCCTCCAGTTGTGCTCTGTGCCAGATCTGTCCTGCTGGTACAGAGTCCCTCCAGGCTGCTGCCAAGGAGTGCACACCTTGTCGTCCAG GCCTGCACAAGGCTCCCCGTCAGAGTATGTGTCAAATCTGCAGCAGCGGCTTCTTCCAGATCCACTGGGGCCAGGAGACCTGTAACCTCTGCCCCGAAAACCACTACTGCCCA AGTCCAGACGTGAACCCCATCCGGTGCCCTGGCGTTGCCTTCTGTCCTGAAGGCAGCACTGCTCCAGGTTACTGCATGGAGACCTTCTTCCGCAAGGCAGGGGAGAACTGCGAGCTGGCCCCTATCACCATTGCTCTACTTGTCATTGGAGGAGGGG TGGCCCTACTCTTTGTCATCCTACTGGTGTTGTGTCGAATGCGAGACACAGGTGGAGAGCTTTCCCTCGCGCGACAATTTCTGTTAACCAAAGAGAGGCCGCAAGGTGTATACTACGGGATCCCATGTGACGCCGAGCCAGTATATGCTGGTTGGTGA